In the Sulfobacillus thermosulfidooxidans DSM 9293 genome, TGCATCAAGGACATTTAGTGGCTCGGTCACCAGATTTAAACCAAGGCGGCAAATGGGAGTATACGTTTAAAACATCTGGAACATTTATTATCGAATCCGAAACCATGACCTACATCCATGGAACCATTTCGGTTCACTCATAAGACAGCCGGAAAATGCATAGACGCACTTACCAAGAGCGAACGAGCACGCATTCAACTGACCAAAGTTAATGAAGCGCACACGTCCTAAACGTGTCCGCATCGTGGCCATCTCAACCATGTGGGGGGCCGCACCGACCATTGTCAAACCTGTGACTATCAGGCGAACCGTCTCGAGGTCGGTGCGGTAAACATTCTCGAGAAAGAGATGTACGGGGCAATTCGTCCCGGAACGATCTTCGTGCCCCATCGGAGCGCCTATCGCCGTCGCGTTTTCCTCCAGGGAACGTCAAGGCGTAGTGGCGGCTGAACCCCGCCTGTTGCTAGACGGTTCAGGATTCAGTTCGGAGGAAGACTTCCAAGGGTCCCATGATCCGCCGACGCAGCGATAATGATTCCGCCAAAATCTTCGGCCTTCAAACCCGAGAGATTCCATCTGTGGAGACTTGGAGACTGGGCTTTCCTGTTAGGGGAAAGCCTTCTTTGGTGTAGAAATAGAGGCTGGGGTCTCGTTTGAGGTCGATATCCATTCTTAAGGCCGATGACTCCATGAATACCTAATGCATGAGGACTAGTTATTTTTGTTTTTCAGTATAAAAAATATTATACCTGACGTGGTGATTGCCATTTTATTGAGCTATCAGAAATGACGAGAAGAGCCATTAATGATTCTGTACGCCAAGGTTAAAAAGGACTAGTTACAATGAACCTAAGAATTTATGTTTCCATGGAGGGGGCGTAGTTATGGCGGTAGATGCCGAGAATGTGCAAACTGCTGAAGAACTTAACGTGATCCCGCAACCGACGCCGGCATCAACGCGCAGGGTGCATACGACATGTTACATGTGTGCATGTCGATGTGGCATCGAAGTGACGGTTGAAGATGAGCGTATTCGCTTTATTTCGGGTATACCCGAATCGCCTGTGAATCACGGTGTATGGTGTGCCAAAGGTGGAGCGGGCATCATGACTCAATATTCCCCGGCCCGATTGACCAGCCCGCTCATGCGGGCGCCGGGTAGTGAACGAGGCGAAGGGGAGCTTGTACCAGTCGACTGGGAAACAGCCTTGTCCACCGTGGAAGGATGGTTAAGGGAGATTCGGAATACGGACCCGGCCAAGCTTGCCTATTTCACGGGCCGCGACCAGATGCAAGCCTTTAATGGTTACTGGGCGAAACAATTTGGCACCCCTAACTGGGCCGCGCATGGGGGATTTTGCTCGGTGAATATGGCAGCAGGGGGCATGTACTCGATTGGCGGGAGTTTTTGGGAGTTTGGCTGGCCAGATGTGGAGCATGCGCGTCTTTTTATACTGATTGGGGTGGCGGAAGATCATCCTTCGAATCCGCTAAAATTGGCCATTGCCAAGTTAAAAGACCGTGGAGGACGTTTTGTCGTGGTCAATCCCGTACGCAGCGGCTATGGGGCCTTAGCCGATGAATGGGTTCCCATTCATCCAGGCACTGACGGGGCGTTACTGATGGCCTTTATGCACGTCCTTGTCCAACAAGGATTATATGACGCGGAATTTCTACGTCGTTATACCAATGCCGCCGCATTAGTGGAACAAGCCCCAGGGACCGAACGTGATGGCCGGATTTGGCAAGCTGAGAACGGCGATATGATGGTGGTGATGCCTTCAGGTCAATTTGTCCCATTTAAAGAGGCCCAAGGTCAGGGACAATTGGAAGGAACCTACACATTTGAGGGCCGAACCTTTATGCCGGCATTTCAAATTCTTAAAGACCGGTTGCGCACATGCACCCCGAGCTGGGCAGAACAGATTACCCATGTCCCGCGTAAAACCATAGTGCGTTTAGCTTTAGAGATGGGCCAAACGGCCATGAAACACCCGGTGATTTTACCTGAACCCTGGACAGATTTTTACGGAACACATCATAGTCACACAGTCGGTCGACCCGTGGCTTTTCATGCGATGCGGGGATTAGCGGCGCATACCAATGGATTTCAGACTATTCGGGCATTGTTTGATTTGATGATGATGTTAGGGACGATAGATACCCCAGGGGGCTTTCGTTACAAGAGTCCGTATCCGAAAGCATCACCGCCCCCAGTTAGCCCAGCTCCCAATCGGGAGGACTATCAGCCCAATCAGGCTGCCCCCAAACCTCTTTTGGGATATCCCACCTCGCCTGACGATTTGCTTGTTGAAGGTGATACGCCGATTCGTATTGATGAGGCCTATTCATGGAA is a window encoding:
- a CDS encoding molybdopterin-dependent oxidoreductase; this translates as MAVDAENVQTAEELNVIPQPTPASTRRVHTTCYMCACRCGIEVTVEDERIRFISGIPESPVNHGVWCAKGGAGIMTQYSPARLTSPLMRAPGSERGEGELVPVDWETALSTVEGWLREIRNTDPAKLAYFTGRDQMQAFNGYWAKQFGTPNWAAHGGFCSVNMAAGGMYSIGGSFWEFGWPDVEHARLFILIGVAEDHPSNPLKLAIAKLKDRGGRFVVVNPVRSGYGALADEWVPIHPGTDGALLMAFMHVLVQQGLYDAEFLRRYTNAAALVEQAPGTERDGRIWQAENGDMMVVMPSGQFVPFKEAQGQGQLEGTYTFEGRTFMPAFQILKDRLRTCTPSWAEQITHVPRKTIVRLALEMGQTAMKHPVILPEPWTDFYGTHHSHTVGRPVAFHAMRGLAAHTNGFQTIRALFDLMMMLGTIDTPGGFRYKSPYPKASPPPVSPAPNREDYQPNQAAPKPLLGYPTSPDDLLVEGDTPIRIDEAYSWKYPLAAHGVIQNVIRNAHDQRPYGIDTLMIYMANIAWNSSWNTLETRQMLTAKDEQGNYKIPHVVVIDAYDSETVAFADIVFPDTTYLERWDASSLQDRPISEPEGPADSIRQPVVPPPREVRPAADTLIELANRLQLPGFVENGKPRYKTYKDFIQLWETQPGSGVGILAGFRGRDGKSQLVGEPNPRQLEAYAKNKAFWFQPLPEGRKYYRMANVEYLNWSKEVKFNPTSDPIILNFYSDALQTFRLAGQGLWPGKKPTDPALRERLVTYFDPLPFWHPPLEMVMAPVEDYPLVMITQRPMTHYHSWGSQNAWLRQLLHENPLFVNPQTAAKLGLKDGQWVWMESRQGRMTATLRFSDAVEPGTVWTWNAIAKAPGSWGLDPKAPESQRAILVNHIVPDTLPSESGVLFNNDPITGQAGWYDTRVRIYPSELHEVWPKVAARKPKQVEMTQLTHLRYSTRKGAR